In candidate division KSB1 bacterium, the following are encoded in one genomic region:
- a CDS encoding Uma2 family endonuclease, with protein sequence MSSLPQTIDTIPLTGDELFERGDLGPCELIAGRIIPMTPAAGPHGFIELNVGYELKTFVNQNKLGWVQTGEVGIYTGRNPDTVRGADVIFISKKRLKKLPKTGFLEVAPEISCRNFFAF encoded by the coding sequence ATGAGTTCATTGCCGCAGACAATCGATACAATTCCTTTAACAGGGGATGAACTTTTTGAAAGGGGTGATCTCGGCCCATGTGAATTGATTGCAGGGAGGATAATACCCATGACCCCTGCGGCAGGGCCACATGGATTTATCGAACTAAATGTCGGATATGAGTTGAAAACGTTTGTTAACCAAAATAAACTTGGTTGGGTACAAACTGGCGAAGTTGGTATTTACACCGGCCGCAACCCGGACACTGTTCGAGGGGCTGATGTGATTTTCATTTCAAAAAAACGGCTCAAAAAATTACCTAAAACAGGATTCCTTGAAGTGGCACCAGAAATTAGTTGTCGAAATTTTTTCGCCTTCTGA
- a CDS encoding amidase, which translates to MKRRKFLQLTSASGPALALTGLISCTTSETEKKSTTGHKVKPFELDELTISDLQDGMKSGKYTARSIIEKYLERIAEMDKQGPSLHALIEVNPDALSIAEELDKERQQNQLRGPMHGIPVILKDNIDTADKMTTAAGSLALVGSIAAQDSFVAHKLREAGAIILGKANLSEWANFRSTRSSSGWSGRGGQCRNPYVLNRNPCGSSSGSGVATAANLCTVAIGTETNGSVVCPSSANGVVGIKPTVGLVGRSGIIPIAHTQDTAGPMARTVSDAAILLGALTGIDARDDVTRQSQGKSHQDYTQFLDAQGMKGARIGVSRNYFGFHEGVDKLMEDAIQAMKDLGATVVDPADVETRRKYGDSGFDVLLYEFKTDLNKYLAALNEEVAVHSLQELIKFNEANQEREMPYFGQDILIKAEAKGDLSTPEYKEALDKILRLSRAEGIDATLNKHNVDAIVAPTGGPAWVTDWVNGDHFSGGSSSPAARAGYPNITVPAGFVHGLPVGISFFSRAYSEPLLIKIAYAFEQATQHRKPPRFLPEVDFG; encoded by the coding sequence ATGAAACGTAGAAAATTTTTACAGCTTACATCGGCCAGCGGTCCTGCCTTAGCGCTGACGGGCCTAATTTCGTGTACCACGTCCGAAACGGAAAAGAAATCAACCACCGGGCATAAAGTTAAGCCGTTCGAGCTGGACGAATTGACGATCTCGGATTTGCAGGACGGAATGAAGTCCGGCAAGTATACAGCTCGCTCTATTATTGAAAAGTACCTCGAGCGCATTGCTGAGATGGACAAACAAGGTCCATCCCTGCACGCGCTCATTGAGGTGAACCCGGATGCGCTGTCGATCGCAGAGGAATTAGATAAAGAGCGGCAACAAAATCAGCTTCGAGGCCCAATGCACGGCATTCCGGTGATCCTTAAAGATAATATCGATACCGCAGATAAGATGACCACCGCCGCCGGCTCCCTCGCGCTCGTTGGCTCAATTGCGGCTCAGGATTCTTTTGTGGCTCACAAACTTCGGGAAGCCGGGGCCATCATTTTAGGCAAGGCCAACCTCAGTGAGTGGGCGAACTTCCGTTCGACGCGTTCCTCAAGTGGTTGGAGCGGCCGCGGCGGACAATGTCGCAACCCCTACGTTCTCAACCGAAATCCGTGTGGTTCGAGCTCGGGTTCGGGAGTTGCGACGGCGGCAAATCTTTGTACTGTGGCTATCGGCACGGAGACCAATGGTTCCGTTGTCTGTCCGTCCTCTGCAAACGGGGTTGTGGGAATCAAACCTACGGTGGGTCTGGTCGGCCGTTCGGGAATTATCCCCATTGCCCACACTCAGGACACCGCCGGCCCCATGGCGCGAACGGTAAGTGACGCCGCCATCCTGCTCGGCGCCCTCACCGGCATTGATGCGCGGGACGACGTAACCAGGCAAAGCCAGGGGAAATCGCACCAGGATTATACTCAATTTCTCGATGCGCAGGGCATGAAAGGCGCCCGCATCGGGGTGTCCCGCAACTATTTTGGTTTTCACGAAGGCGTGGACAAACTCATGGAGGACGCCATCCAGGCAATGAAGGATCTCGGCGCAACTGTGGTTGATCCGGCCGACGTTGAGACCCGCCGAAAATACGGCGATTCAGGATTTGACGTGCTTTTGTATGAATTCAAAACCGACCTCAACAAGTATCTCGCCGCCCTCAACGAGGAGGTTGCAGTCCATTCTCTGCAGGAACTCATTAAATTCAATGAAGCCAATCAAGAGAGAGAAATGCCGTACTTTGGTCAGGACATTCTCATAAAAGCTGAAGCGAAAGGCGACCTGTCGACTCCGGAATACAAGGAAGCTTTGGACAAAATTCTGCGGCTCTCCCGGGCTGAGGGCATCGACGCGACTTTAAACAAGCATAATGTAGATGCAATTGTTGCCCCAACAGGCGGACCCGCCTGGGTGACGGATTGGGTCAATGGCGACCACTTTTCAGGCGGCAGTTCATCACCGGCGGCCAGAGCCGGGTATCCCAACATTACGGTGCCTGCCGGGTTCGTTCACGGTCTGCCGGTCGGCATCTCTTTCTTTTCGCGGGCCTATAGCGAGCCTTTGCTGATCAAAATAGCCTATGCTTTCGAACAGGCGACCCAACATCGCAAACCGCCGCGGTTCCTGCCGGAGGTCGATTTTGGATAA
- a CDS encoding Uma2 family endonuclease gives MKWHQKLVVEIFSPSETWKEIEDKIDEYFAAGVKWIWVVNPKNRDLIIYQGDKEPKKLRENDTLIGEDILSGFELKISKIFAILKNLHLLFN, from the coding sequence TTGAAGTGGCACCAGAAATTAGTTGTCGAAATTTTTTCGCCTTCTGAAACTTGGAAAGAAATCGAGGACAAAATAGATGAATATTTTGCTGCAGGGGTGAAGTGGATCTGGGTCGTAAATCCAAAGAACCGGGATCTAATAATTTATCAGGGCGACAAGGAACCAAAAAAATTAAGAGAGAATGATACTCTAATTGGTGAAGATATTTTATCTGGTTTTGAATTAAAGATTTCAAAAATTTTTGCTATTTTAAAAAATCTCCACCTTCTCTTCAATTAA